The Plasmodium falciparum 3D7 genome assembly, chromosome: 5 DNA window TTAATTCTTCTAATTTTTATGGTAGCATTTTTTTCaacaaaataacataaaataataattattacataaatgtttatataatttatcattttaaagtttcttttttttttttttcttttttctgttattattataaaacgatatttaaaataaaaatttcctAGAATCtaggcaaaaaaaaaaaaaaaaaaaaaaaaaaatatatatatatatatataatggtataaattattatatatatattatatgtataattttatatattttctatccttcattttttataaaaaaatatataaattaatattaatatattttacttataatatatatatatatttatttatttatttatttatttgcaTGTTTATCGTATAAAatttcactttttttttttttcacccACATGTAACATATGAATATAGTGATCATACAttatcttaaaaaaatatattacctaTATAAAGTATTAAGAATATCTAATTCAATAGTaggtatataataaaaaatatattgcatattatattacattatattatatttatataaaatgaactatgaataaaaacataaataaaataaattaataaaattactattataataaatatttatatatcttttattttttttttatattttttttttatttttttatttttccttgTAATAAccttaatatttcttatatataaaagaaattatatgtattctaaaaaaattatatatataatttttttttatcatataatacttattgtatatatttattcttttttcaaGATATAATTCTTACATTTTACAATCACTtcaaaattgtatatatatatatatatatatatatatatatatattataactcCATGAAGAGTATATTGAATTTGTCAATTTTTTTgtgaacatataaaaaataaaagccaataaatataatattttattttatttatttattttaatttttaatatatatatatatatatatatacttatttatttttatatatatttttttttttcttccttttatATTAAAGAGGTAACAAGTATCATACCCATCGGCATATAATTTtacttctttttatatattttttttttgagaaaTGGTTGAAAATAAGAGTAAGGTCAAAGATATCAGTTTGGCCCCCTTTGGAAAAATGCAGATGGAAATTTCTGAAAATGAAATGCCGGGATTAATGAGAATAAGAGAAGAATACGGAAAAGATCAACCATTAAAAAATGCTAAAATTACTGGTTGTTTACATATGACTGTTGAATGTGCTTTATTAATTGAGACTTTACAAAAATTAGGAGCTCAGATTAGGTGGTGTTCatgtaatatttattcaaCAGCTGATTATGCTGCAGCAGCAGTAAGTACATTAGAAAATGTAACGGTTTTTGCTTGGAAAAATGAAACTTTAGAAGAATACTGGTGGTGTGTTGAAAGTGCCCTTACGTGGGGTGATGGAGATGATAATGGTCCAGATATGATTGTAGATGATGGGGGTGATGCAACCTTATTAGTTCATAAAGGTGTTGagtatgaaaaattatatgaagagaaaaatatattacctGATCCAGAAAAAgcaaaaaatgaagaagaacgATGTTTTCTaactttattaaaaaattccatattaaaaaatccAAAGAAATGGACAAATATTGCAAAGAAAATTATAGGTGTATCTGAAGAAACTACTACAGGAGTATtaagattaaaaaaaatggacaaacaaaatgaattattatttactgCTATTAATGTAAATGATGCTGTCActaaacaaaaatatgataatgtgTATGGATGTAGACATTCCTTACCTGACGGATTAATGAGAGCTACcgattttttaatatctgGAAAAATCGTTGTCATATGTGGATATGGTGACGTAGGTAAAGGATGTGCTTCTTCTATGAAAGGTTTAGGTGCAAGAGTATATATAACAGAAATTGATCCCATATGTGCTATACAAGCTGTAATGGAAGGATTTAATGTTGTTACTTTAGATGAAATTGTAGATAAAGgagatttttttattacttgtACAGGTAATGTTGATGTTATTAAATTAGAACACTTacttaaaatgaaaaataatgcTGTTGTTGGAAACATTGGTCATTTTGATGATGAAATACAAGTAAATGaactttttaattataaaggAATACATATAGAAAATGTAAAACCACAGGTTGATAGAATTACTTTACCTAAtggaaataaaattattgttTTAGCTAGAGGGAGATTATTAAATCTAGGATGTGCAACAGGACATCCAGCATTTGTTATGtccttttcattttgtaaTCAAACCTTTGCTCAATTAGATTTATGGCAAAACAAGGATACAaacaaatatgaaaataaagtTTATTTGTTACCTAAACATCTTGATGAAAAGGTTGCTCTTTATCATTTGAAAAAATTGAACGCTTCCTTGACAGAATTGGATGACAATCAATGTCAATTTTTGGGAGTCAACAAAAGTGGTCCCTTTAAGAGTAACGAATacagatattaaaaaaataaaaggaaaaaaaaaaaaaaaaaaaaaatatatatatatatatatatattattatattttatttatgttttaattataaagtatttatatattgttttatacGTATAACATAATTATCATTTCTATAAATTTACCTACATATACAAactaattaatatatatttgtcaatattatgtttatgttaACAATacgttattatatattgagcaaatatatagatttataaattaatatatatgcacaTGTCATAttcttaattttattatatatttttatgctTTTCTTCATgtgtaaattattaaaatgtatgtatattagaATGCATaaaagtataataataattaaaatatatatatatatatatatatatataaagaaaatttttttttaattaatatatttatgttttgtGTTTAGTTTAtgcacatatttttatttctcaaTGGAAATGTAATTTTTCTTTACCATATATTTTGGAAGTTTTAtcttaatgatatattatatatttcatttgtttagatttatctttttttttattgtatatgTTTGTcaatttttatgtaataatatgttgtttacacataaaaatgttaataaaattaaaaattttctttttgtttgtaaattgttttcatatatatattattaagtatgtaaatatatatatatatatatatattgcacattaatttaaaaaaatatatatgtatatatatatatatatatatatatatatatatatatatattttttttattattaatttcatgataattatgtattCATTTCATATTCCTTTTTGGCGTATAAAACTTAACGTTAAGTCAATttttaacataaataaaaatattatcttgTTTTGAAATTGTCacctatataaaatattttttatataaaacctAGAGGTAAACCCAAAGATTGCATCATTTTTTCCTCTTGCAGTTTTTCTTGcaactttttatttatttcatttcttttttttaatt harbors:
- a CDS encoding adenosylhomocysteinase, which gives rise to MVENKSKVKDISLAPFGKMQMEISENEMPGLMRIREEYGKDQPLKNAKITGCLHMTVECALLIETLQKLGAQIRWCSCNIYSTADYAAAAVSTLENVTVFAWKNETLEEYWWCVESALTWGDGDDNGPDMIVDDGGDATLLVHKGVEYEKLYEEKNILPDPEKAKNEEERCFLTLLKNSILKNPKKWTNIAKKIIGVSEETTTGVLRLKKMDKQNELLFTAINVNDAVTKQKYDNVYGCRHSLPDGLMRATDFLISGKIVVICGYGDVGKGCASSMKGLGARVYITEIDPICAIQAVMEGFNVVTLDEIVDKGDFFITCTGNVDVIKLEHLLKMKNNAVVGNIGHFDDEIQVNELFNYKGIHIENVKPQVDRITLPNGNKIIVLARGRLLNLGCATGHPAFVMSFSFCNQTFAQLDLWQNKDTNKYENKVYLLPKHLDEKVALYHLKKLNASLTELDDNQCQFLGVNKSGPFKSNEYRY